From Zea mays cultivar B73 chromosome 3, Zm-B73-REFERENCE-NAM-5.0, whole genome shotgun sequence:
AGGCATCCCTCTTCCACCTGGAGGAGGAGGGGGGCCACCAGACATTCCAGGAGGCATTGGAGGAGAAGGTGCaccgggagggggagggggaccacTTCCATGTCCTCtaggaggaggtggtggtggacCTCCATGACctccaggaggaggaggtggTGATGGAGCTCCACCTCGAAACCCTGCTGGAGGTGGAGGCGGTGGAGTTCCTCCTAGTCCTCCAAAGGGTGGTGGAGGAGGAGGAACTCCTCCAATTCCTCCATATGAAGGCGGGGGTGGTGGAGCTCCTGCATATCCTCCAGGGggtggcggtggtggtggagcTCCTGCATATCCTCCAGGAggtggcggtggtggtggagcTCCTGCATATCCTCCAGGAggtggcggtggtggtggagcTCCTGCATATCCTCCAGGAggtggcggtggtggtggagcTCCTGCATATCCTCCAGGAGGTGGAGGTGGTGCTGGAGCCCCTACATATCCTCTGGGAGGTGGTGGTGGCATTAGAACTTCTGCATATCCTCCAGGAggtggaggtggcgggggagccctTACACATGCTTTGGGAGGTTGAAGATCCCATGCACATTCCCCTAGAggtggcggtggtggtggaggcccTACATGTCCTCCAGtaggtggtggcggtggtggatcCCCTCCACATCCTGTTTGAGGTGGCAGAGGGATCGAAGCCTCTACAAATACACTCGTAGGTGGTGGTGGCAGATCACCTATGTGTCCATTAGAAGatagtggtggtggtggaggtggaggtggaggtggaggtggaggtggcaaGCATGAAGGGCCTTTAGATTCTCTGGTAGATTGGAGGAATGACAAGTCTCCACTATGAAATCCAATTGGCAATGTAATTCCTCCTATCCCTTTAGTAAAGGGTGGTGGAGGTGGAATGGCCCCACATCCTCTAGGAGGAGTTGATAGTGGAACTTCTCCATGTCCTCCAGGAAGTGAAGGTGGAGGTATTGGAATATTCACAATTTCTCCACAAAGAGTTGACAATGGAGATCCCATTTGTCCTTCAGGGGGAAGGAGAGGAGGTGGTGGGTTTTCTTTAGTAACTTCAAGAAGAGAAGCTGGTCCTGTTGATTGCCCACCATCAAGAGGTTGAGACAAAGTTTCACTTGTTCTAGGAGGAGGAGGTGGCAATGGAATTATATTAACCCCTTTTGAATGTGGAGGTGGAACTATTACAATATCCTCTGAAAAGGTAGGTTGGGTTGCTATATCTGCATAGAAAGAAGGTTGGTACGAGCACGGAGATGCAGGTGCGATATGATGTAaagttggtggtggaggtggtggaggtggatataGATTAATATGTTTTCCAGGAAGAGATGGATGATTCAAGAGTGGAGCTGGAAGTGGAGGTAGAACAACACATGATTCTCTAGAAAAAGGTGGAGGGGAAGAAGGTGGATTTTCGTAATGTTCTGTTGGAGAAGGTGGTTTTGAAGATAAACACAAAGAAGGTATAACTGTTGCATGACAAGGTGGTGGttgtggaggaggaggaggtggaggtggagattTCATATGTTCTCCAGAATGAGGCAACTTTTGTGGCAATTGCAGAATTGGAATGCCTCCGTGTTCTTTATCATCAATTATAGAGGCCAAGACTCCGTTAATTGTTTCACCTTGTGATATCTCCACCTCAAATGGCCTCAAATGAATTGATAATGTTGTTTGATCTAAAGGCTGCTCACAATTTACTTGCTCTGCAGATATTGAACATGAGGAATTATCTGTTACAATGTGAAACATTGGATATGGAGGTGCTGCAGGTATATAGGATGACATACTTGAAATTGTATCTTCAGCGCTTCCAACCACATGCTGAACTTTATACTCAGAATGCTCTGATGGAGATAATTCGACAGCAGTATCAGATTGCAGAAATTGAACTTCACTTGCTTCATGTCCTTCGAGAGAAGTAGCTGGAACATCAGATTTGTGTTCTGGTAGCATTGTTGGTTCTTTATATGGACAATCTGAAGACGGATTTGAGTATACCAGTGGAACTGATCCACTATCACTGCATATAGTTGGCAGTGGTAGTTGTGATGGTGGTGGTACTAGAGGCAAAGGTGGTGGCGGCAGCGTTGGTGGTTCAGCACGTTGTAATGTTTTGGGAGGTGAAGAACAAGTCATGTGCAACAAAGAATTTGTATCTTCATTGGTAAATGGGACATCCATGGCAGTTACTATATTAGGTCTACTTGTTACTTCCTCATCTACAAAATCAGAGGCTCCTAAGGGACATTCAGTTGCAGCTATACTACTATTAGAGAGTGAAGTTAGTGAGGAATCACCTAAGTTGAGAACACTTTGTCTATAATCTGGACTATAGGAACAAGATCCATCAGCTCTTATTTGTTCAGGTTCATATATTATGGTGCTCGAATAACTTTGGGTGCAAGAATCATGTGGGGGTGGTAGTGGAGGTGGGTGTGGGGTTTGAGGGCCATATTGGTTGGAAGCAGGCAAAGTTAAGCTACCTGAATGTAGATCATTTTCCTCTGTCATTGGTGGGTGAAGATGTTGATCTTGTGGTATTGAGGGAGATCTAACATGCTCTTGGTGTTTGGGTGATCTTGAAGAAGCCATTGACATCTCTATGAATGTGCCAAATGATAATGATGGTAGAGATGAAATCGTTCTTATTGGTCGCAGAGTAGGATGTACTAGAGACATTTTGGATGATGATCCCAGGGATGTGTAGAGCTGAAATGGTGGAAGCACAGAAGATGTATCTGAATCACCCCTTCCACTTGTAGAAGTAACGGAGTTCTGCTTAGATTCTGTTTGTGATGGAGAAAAAAAGGACAAATCTGTGGATGCAGCACGAAGCAGATTGCGTCTGGGAGATGATGGAGAAAAAAGACTAGATGTCGCCAATGGTAGAAAAGGTTTTTTCTTTAGCACCAGTCGAGATGAATCGGTTGTATCTGTATTTGCATTCACAGAAGTTGAAGCATGGTTTATTATCAAGTTAGATTCTTCTGGtagaatgttcgcacaagagataTTAGAAGACTGACTCCTGGAGCTGGAAAATGATGTGTCAATTCCTGCTCTTCGCTCTGCAGTGACATTACTACTGCAAGCACGAAGCTGATCAATATTTTCATTGGCTGAACTTAGTTCCAAAGAAGTGTTTGAGCTGTCAAGATGTGGTAAATCTTTGGGCTCAGCCACTAGTGAATCTGTGCCTGTGATGGTAAATTTTTCTTTGTTGCGACTTTCTTCCCGTTCAATCACTATGCCATTGTCATAAGCAGCATATTCATCTCGTGCACTCTGTCCCTCATCTTTTTTGAAAAAAGTATTAGGTCGTTTTGTGTCCTCGTCTTCTCCCAGTGCAGTGCTTTCTGAACTGTGGACTGCCTCATCTAATTCAGTTTCCATCATATTCCCCTCTACCACTTGTTTGGGAGTTGTAACTTCAGATATGATGACCTCTTTGATCATCTGTATGTCATCAGTACTATTAGTTTCTAATATAATCACCTCCTTAACCAATACATTATCAATCTGGCTCAAGTCTTGATTGGAACCCATCCTTATATCCTGCTTGGAACTACCCTTTTCAAACATGCACCCATCCTCTTTATAGGTAGAACTTGAGATGCCGCTATCTGTGTCTCCATCTATTGTAGCTGTAAAAGTTGACTTCACAACTGCAGTCTCATCGTTGAGCAAAATATTGGCTTCAGTGGATGTGCATGCTATTGTAGCGGTAAAAGTTGACTTCACAACTGCAGTCTCATTGTTGAGCAAAATATTGGCTTCAGTGGATGTGCATGTCTTTCCATCATTTACTGTTTCTAACAACAAGCCCAAGTTATCGGCTTTATTGTCTTGTGATCCATCAATGTCAATATTCAGATCAAAGTTGgaaaatggagagtttttccaacATTCGGCACTTGGAGTTCGAATATAATCTGTAGAGACCATAGAAAGAGTATCCGCATCCTTATTTCCATCTTGAGATTCAGCATTACTGAAGATTTCTTCTGCTTCAAAGAACTCATCAGCAGAGGCAACATCCATATCATTATCAtagtcataatcataatcataatcaggtGCTACTTCAGTTGACGCATCAGACTCAGCATCAAACTCTGAAAAGAGTACCTGGTTAAGACATGCACCCACAATTAACATTGATATATTTGGTGACGGATTATCACATGCATACATGAGAAATCATGGCCTACCTCTGCTTTGAAGTTCTTTGTGAACTGGTGATCGGCATCCCAAGGGACATCGATGTCCTCAAAGTTCAACGGTAAAATGTGAGACTGGATGAAAAAGGTATTGAACATCACCCTAAACATTAACCTTTCATTTCCTTGGCCATCATCCACATGCAGACATTCAAGGACGACATCACCTTGGACGCAGGATCCTACATTTAACTTCACTGGCGCATTATCTGCCTGCAAAAATAGTTAACGAGTAACTTGAATAAATAGCAGAACCATTTAGATAAGACATGCTTGATGGTACCTGTCTGTAACGCCTAATATGTTTCTTGGCCTTTGATGGTGGTGAAATGACACTATGACTTCTGTCAGTTGTTGGAATATCCTGCCCATATACTCGAACAATTGGCCGACAACCACCGACTCCATCAAAATTTGGAATTTCTCTAAGAATTACACAATCCAAGGTGAAAGGAATAGGTTGTGTAGGCCATCCTATGCCGTCATCCATTCTGCATATGTACCCAAGATACCGAAGATGAGACGGTTGTGGATTCAATGTGGTTAGCATCTGAAGAAGCTCCTTTGGGGCTTGCTTGTACACCATATCTAGAGTTCTTTGCTCCCCATTATATTGTTTCCTGTACAGAAGAAGACCTGCAAGCATAAATGCCAACACTGGCCATCCATCTTTCTCACAGTGCATTAGTAAAATATTTTGCTGCCCTTCAAGCATAAGCCACCTTTCACTCAGCCTTAGGAAGTGGAGAATGATATCCAAAGGAAGTAACGGGCATCCTAGATACTTGCAAGGGTAGTCTTTGGCTGTAATATTGTACTTGGAGAAAATGCCTGAAATAAGACTTTTTCCTTCATCTCTAAAGTTAAGTACCATCAATGAAGAATCTGCAAACTGTTCACGGAGCTGCAAAATAATGTTGTCCAGGTAATTCTTGTATCTGTATTGGTCCATGGTTTCTGTTGAGAAGCAACAATCGAATACTGCAAGCACAAACAGACCAATCATTGCACATTAATGTCAGACTTAATTTGACAATGTCTATAACCATCATAGAAGTATGGTGCAAGGCCAGAAGCCACCCATTCAATTTTTTTATACGAGACTACAGAAGTAGCAGATCAATACATGATAGCCTTGATCCTACATAATCAAATCATAAACGCATGAGCTGGTGTGTAGAAAGAACAGGACAGTCCTGTCAGAAGTTACACAATGGTGACTATATCCGATCGCTCTGGACATAATCACAACCTCCACACAAATCCAAGAATTCGCCGAACTATGGACCAGAATACAAATTGTACAGATGCTGCTCGGCATGCAGGATTCTATAACTCGGAAATGGATGGCTGACGGAAAATATTCCACATGTTCAGCATACAAGATCCAGTTCGGAGGATCGCATCGAAAATTCCAGGCCGAGCTCATTTGGAAGGCGCAGGTGGAAAATAAATGCAAAGTCCACGCCTGGATACTCATGCACAACAAAGTCCTAATGGTGGACAACCTACAAAAGAGCGGGGTTCCCACATTAGGACCATTGTGTCTTGTGTAATGGGCCTCTAGAGATAACAGACAAGGTTACACCTTTCTTTGCTGTGCCCCTTCGCAAGGGCCAATTGGAGCCAGGTGCTATCCTGGAAGAATTTCAATGTGCAGCTACCCTAACAGGACCCCGCCTGCATTACCGATTGGTGGGAGGAAGTAGTAAGCAAGGTGCCAAAGCACGACCGCAGCCGTTTCAACGGAGTGGTAATCTACATTGTGTGGTACCTGCGGAAGGAGAGAAATAGGAGGATTTTTTAAGATGTGTACAAGACATCGCAGCAGGTCACCTCATCGACCAAAGAAGAAATAGTGCAAAGATGTAGGACGAATGGACGATGTTCTTTGCGGGTTACCCCACCAAGAGTGGGGGAGGGCTTCTCTTTTTGTCCTAGGACCGGTCTGTTGGGCACAATGGGCGTTCAGCTTACATAAAACTCCCTTTTCCTTGCTTAATTGAGCAGTGCCTTTACTTAAAAAATGCATGAGAGTTATCCTGTTAGTCCTACTAAGAAGTCACCTAGTTGCACTACTGAAAACCCATCAGCAAACAATTAAATACAGCAACACAAAGATGCCAATCAGTATTTCTACTTATGTGAAACTTCATGTCTTCAAACATGTTAGCAGCATTTTAGACTAAAATGCACTTCTTATTCAATTTTTTTTCTGATAGTGAAGTAGCAGATTAAGACATGATCGCATTGTTCTTGTTGATCAGCAAGCATTATCGTATTAGGCATAGACTAAATGTCACAGCTCCTCATCTATCTTCAAACATGGGTGTTACATTAATCGCATAACATAGAAACTTCAGAATCAAACCCTTGCACCAGCCAACGAGGTTGCTGGCAACGTTACTATTAATGTGCAGTAATAAACACGGGAAAAATACAGCGGTAGTCGAACAGTGAGCGAACCCTTCTTTTTGAGAAGCATAGCTCGAACGAAACTAGAATGGGGCCATAGAATCATGGTGGCACCGTAAGCTGATGCAGCATGCACAAGGAAGGCATGTTAGCTGGAAGCCTGAAAACAACATCCAGAGAAATTTGTTCCGGCACTGAGCGAAATTACATAATGCAGCTGCATTTCCGGTGCTAAAATCAATAGAACCTCCGATTGCACACACCCCGAAGTACCCCCCAAATCGGTAATTCGGTTCGGTGGCGGCAGTCGAACAGGAGGCGCGGGGTTACCGTACCGTAGACGCGGTCGGCTATCTCGAGGAGCCGATCCGGCGGCTTCCGATAGAAGAGCCTCCGGAACAGCGCCATTCCCTTGCGCTTCCGACCGCCGTCGGCGTCGCCGCCGTCTCCGGCGGCCTGCCCCCGGACCCACTTGCTCCGCGACGCCCGGGACCAGCCGACCGCACTCTTGCCGGCGGCCAGCCAGCCAGACCGCAGCGGCGGCGCCAGCGATGATCGGGCCCCGTGCTGCCCGCTGCCGCCGCCGACCTAGCACCCACTCGCCAGCGGAGGCTAACGATACGAACGCCGGCGATCGGGTGCGCCACGCACGCACCCGCCCGCCAAGCTCCCGGCTCGAGTCGCGGGAGGGCAATGCCGCGCGCGGCGGAATTCAGACAGCTAGGGTTTCCTTTCCCCCTCTCGTTGAGGAATTCTTTTTTTCGAGCGGAACTTTTTTTTCTGCTCGTGCTGCTAAAATTATTTTTGGGGTGTTGGAGGTGGCGGAGAAGGAAACGGAGGAAGACAGAGGGGAGACgacggcggaggcggaggcggcagGCAGAGCAGAGCAAAGCTGAGCACGCGCGAGCACGATTGCTCGAAACAAACACACGATGAAATGCCTCGGGGGTAAGATTTTTTGTgcgtatgacatgtggggcccggCGCCAACGGTTGCACCGGTGCGCGCCACGCTGCTCGGCGCATGACATCACATCAGGCAGCGGTCACCGTGTGGGCTTTTTCATGATAGGCCGGATCTGCACTAGTCAGGAGCAATTGGGATGGGCCCGTAATAGCAGGATGAATCAAAGTTAGCCCAACGAATGGTACTCTTGCCGTGTTACAGAGAGCCCAACGTGTAACGGGCTGAATCCAGAGCTAGAGATTTCCGAGTCCGGTTTCTAAGAAATTTTTCATCTTTCCAAAAAAAAGTGATGGCCTGAGTTCATCATAGTTTAAATTCTGTCCAAATATGGAATCTGTTTAATGTCAAGAAAATAGACGAAGTCTCTATCCAAAATCAATGTTTAGGCATTTTTTTAGATAAGGACCTCAATCAAAGCCAAAAACCATCACACTTAAAAGAGCTTCGGACGACGAAGAAATGGGAAAGTGAAGGGGAGCTTCAGTGCCTTCACAATGGTCTATGGATAAAACAAGTTAAGAAGGTTTACATGGAGAAGAAAATCAGGATTGTAAAATGGTGTGATTGTACCCTCTCGTTAGCGAAGGACTACGGTGTAAACGTAAGGGCAAGGTTGCAATTTCATATGAATATGTATATCGTTCgaaccctataaatagatgaataataTCACTGTTACGGGGATCGGTCATATGTAACCTTgcgtctatagcatctttttcccgaGAGAACCTCCAAAGATACTACAATGTCGAAGTATATTTGGATGTTCCCTCCCTATGTTATCTGATATCTGTTATTCAAAGTAACCTAATCATTGAGCTTGACTGTTGCATATATGAAACTAGTTCATTGTCATCAATTACTTTGTATAATGTCATTTGTTTATACATTTAGTATGTTAACCCTTGTACTTGTTCCATGTGCTCTCTGGACACGGAGAACACAATCACCCTTCTCCCCTTCGACACCTTTGGAGGGGAGAAGGATTTGACAAGATAATCATATGACCATTAATATTCAGGTATGTTAAAAACAATGAGCTTCAAAACTGTGGATCAATTAAACATTGGAATCTTGATCATCAATTTCATTATATACACATCTTATGAAAGACAAAACTCTGTTGTCAGGGTCAAAACCGGGTCCCCAAGGCCCACGAGTCGTGATGAGTAAAGATACTCTGAAAAGGCTCGAGTAAGGCCCAATCTGCTTCTGGATCATGAGTAAACCGCTAATGTTTGCCCCTAGTCCCGATGTGAAGCAAGGACGCCTAGGGGTTGGGCAAAACGAAAAAGGGTTGAACGAGCCCTAAGTCAACCTAGGGGTCAGGCGAATCGTGCCTAGCCTAAGGGGATGACCAAACTAGACACAGGCACAAACAAACCACACACGGGTCAACGATCAAAAGAATGAGGATGACCACTCCATGATTAGCCTTCGTCATCATAACGGTCGCCACAACATGGAGGGGAATGGAGGTTGTTCCTATTCTGACTAACATCCACATCCATTACGTCTAAATCAACCATGAAGCACTCATTCCTCTCGTACGGATATAGGAAACGACACTATGGATGGACTACACTGCATGGTGAACCGTCAGATATTGGGGATACGAACGAGCCCATTGATAAGCTGACCGACCCTTGAAGCACGACCACTATCATAGGTGATACTGTGCTACCAACTTCGGCTTGGACCCCCCCTCGCTAAAGCCCAATACGtgcatgaaagggaaatggccttaaaccaTTTATTATATTGTTTTttgtgcttgatgaccatcacaaccattcggactaattagtttgcctagtttttgattcacaggttcataagTTCAACATTTAGTTTCTAAGTCACAATAAGCTCAGATACAACGAAATAGGGGTAAAacatggaatagatgaactaccaatagttctactctttggataagttctaaataccCCGAGGAACCTATTCAACACTTCTAGAGAAGTTGGAAAGCTCAGAATCAACTTCTCACTattttggagctagtttgagcaaaagaagaaatatgAGTTAAAGAATTAAAATGTTTAAGATCCATGACTTAGACTAGATGGACAACCACTAGAGATATTCTTCTAAGTCATAGGATCTCTCTCAAGTTTAGCCAAAGCAACTTGGAGAAGATTGTTCAAAGATCAACGACAAGTCAGAAACTCAAGTTCTGAAATCGCCAAGTGCGGACCGCCTGGCCCCTTCTGGCGGACCGTTCGTGACACCGCTATGACTTTGGATAGGAACTATAAATCGTGgacagtccggctataaatcgTGGACTGTCCGGCTATAAAGCGTGGATCGTTCAGCTATAATTcatggaccgtccgcacgtgaagaTCTGGTTCAGCCTGAAGGTGACTAGTTGTGCAAAAGGATTTCTAGAACTGGCGCAGACCATCCGGGACCAAGGGCAGACCTCCGCGTATCGAGACAATTGTTGATCTAGCCATTGGGTTGTCAGACATAACCGTTGTAACGTCAGATCCTACCGTTGGAGGGTCGTGGATCATCCGGGCCCaagctgcggaccgtccgccagtgcgcAGAACAGACAGACAGGGCATAACAGTTATAtgggtggttggaggctataaaagggaccccaacCAGCCCATTCTCATTGATTGATTGATCCATATCATACACAGGAGTTGGGTATTCACTCCTGTCTACTAGTGCAGCACTTCTATACACATCAAggcctcacaagtgccacaaaagaaagatcaagcaagaaagagctactcgtgtgtgtttagcgatagtgcattatgagaatcattgagagaaagtgtgagctacctcttgtgatcatttgagcgtggagttttgactcccattcattgtaaagctagcaagagccccttatctttgtggttggccttgtGGAGACTTTGGTcttcggactgttcggtgtgcaccggactgtccggtgcaccctctgccagtggGGACAGCCTGGCCCAGAGAAGAGGGTTCCCTGCGTAGAAACATGAGAGCGCGCAGTTcacgagttgaattttagtggcacaccggatagcgcatcagactgtccggtgcgcactgaACAGTgattgttcactgttcggtgtgccatctgcccaacggctagctgtcagaactagccgttggagtcgaccgttggtgcaccggtggcgcaccacagtccggtgcgcccatgcgcagcagGGTTTGTGTAacgactagttggtgggtgagggctatttatacccctccacccaccatattgattgtcttgttgcccacatttactcctacactttggtagagcattgcaagcaccacaaagcctagtgaggtgatttgagaatcttaatcccgcatttggacctcattagcgctagcgagagccacctagagcacacaccgcatgcatttggcttctcttggtcaagtgaaagtctacggcttgttactcttggtgatcgacatcacctagacggcttggtggcgttgggagctcggtgatcaccgtggagatcttgttggtgacccgactcaagtttgtaagcggtcgtgagagaTCCACCGAGCCGGAGTGGCAaaagatcatctcatagtgagcacttggttcttgcaaggaccaagggggagcgatacccttgcgcgggtgctccaacgaggactaggggagagtgccgactcttcgatacctcgggaaaaaatggaggagtcttctaaaccttgctttacattacgcacttaattcaagcattttaaatTGTGTATTTATTTAGCAAGTATttaaagtattgtcttagcattgttgtatttctagtattattctcttattgctagttgttggggtgaagttgggctcttgcttaggttttaattagtgttgatttttagaaaagcccaattcatcccccctcttgggcatcgtgatcctttcaattggtatcggagccttgttgctcttagattagcttaaccgctagagtaacgatgtccggtggggatggatcgcctcccgtttttgatggtgatgattttccatattggaaaattcgtatggaagcttacttagaggctatagacattggtgtctacaaagccgccacacaaggtttccccgaacctagagatcccacaaatcttgtaggtgaagagtttaactatgagaaatggaatgctaaggccaaaaacactctttttagaggcctttgcaaaaatgtgtttaatagagttagaaaccatagaaatgctcatgatttgtggatggacatatgtgctctacatgaaggaactagaagtgagcgtgaggagagatatcacattgctatgagaaaactaaattcttttgagatgcttgctaatgaaaatgccaatgctatgtactcacgtctcaatattcttgtagaggaagtaaatggcttggggcttacacaaatttcacaaccggatgttgtgaggaagattctcagtgtcctcccaattgacaaatatggacacattgtcacagtgcttcatcagatggatctttcagttgccACTCCTACACAGATatcgggaaagatcaatgctcatgagatgtacatgcacatcaatgacaaggatgagtcatcttccaagagaaaggatttggctctcaaagcaaatcaagaaagaaaaggaaaagctaaagtacaaattgaggaggaatcctcaagtgatgatgatcttgatgctaacattgccttgatggtgaggaagaccaccaagatgttaaagaagctcaacagagaaggcatcaaatttgactcaagaaagaagaaattcttttccagcaaaagaaagcccatttctgaaatggattgctacaactatggagagcttggtcatctttctcatctatgtaacaagcccaagaagaacaagttcaagggcaagaaagaagatgacagtgatgatgagaaaaaggaaaagagattcttcaagaggaaggatgggaagcacaagaggttccacaaaaagaaaaatggaaaggcatacattgttggtgactggctcactgacattgagccatcaagtggatcttcttcaagtgaagaagaaaatgatgaaaaagttgccgccatcgctggggacttctcttcaccaccaccatcaccatcatcgacttctcacctatgcctcatggctagaggtgaacggaaggtacaaatgataatgatattatttatgatagtgatagtgatgatgaatttgcttcaccttcctatgatgaactagctgacttgcttaaggaatacactcaaatcattaggaagtcaaaagccaaatgtgataagttgaaagatgaaaatgaaatttttaaatgccaaatatgacatagttatgaaagctagtgatgaaatgaaagaagaaaacaaaactatgtcatccactataaatgagcttacatcctccctaaaagatgctaaggataaatgtgacaagttaaatgaagctaatagggaattgaaagatagactagtgaaaattaaggaagactatactaagattaaatttgatcataataatcttcttgttgaaaatgaacttttatcttacaatacacatgaggctattaaccctattgttaagattgatgtagcaacctcatgtgatgatttgagtcaaggtgatcaaactagtctacatgatgaactgaccgaaaaagttgaagtcttgacattagacaaccaaaaattgaagagatacttgactgatgcaactactagaggaaacgttgccattgagaacaatgaCTTCAACAATGAGTTGACAGTGGATAattaaaggcttaaaaatgaggtcaagaaacttaagagtgaaaatgaacatcttgcaaca
This genomic window contains:
- the LOC103652160 gene encoding formin-like protein 12 isoform X12, which codes for MDVASADEFFEAEEIFSNAESQDGNKDADTLSMVSTDYIRTPSAECWKNSPFSNFDLNIDIDGSQDNKADNLGLLLETVNDGKTCTSTEANILLNNETAVVKSTFTATIACTSTEANILLNDETAVVKSTFTATIDGDTDSGISSSTYKEDGCMFEKGSSKQDIRMGSNQDLSQIDNVLVKEVIILETNSTDDIQMIKEVIISEVTTPKQVVEGNMMETELDEAVHSSESTALGEDEDTKRPNTFFKKDEGQSARDEYAAYDNGIVIEREESRNKEKFTITGTDSLVAEPKDLPHLDSSNTSLELSSANENIDQLRACSSNVTAERRAGIDTSFSSSRSQSSNISCANILPEESNLIINHASTSVNANTDTTDSSRLVLKKKPFLPLATSSLFSPSSPRRNLLRAASTDLSFFSPSQTESKQNSVTSTSGRGDSDTSSVLPPFQLYTSLGSSSKMSLVHPTLRPIRTISSLPSLSFGTFIEMSMASSRSPKHQEHVRSPSIPQDQHLHPPMTEENDLHSGSLTLPASNQYGPQTPHPPPLPPPHDSCTQSYSSTIIYEPEQIRADGSCSYSPDYRQSVLNLGDSSLTSLSNSSIAATECPLGASDFVDEEVTSRPNIVTAMDVPFTNEDTNSLLHMTCSSPPKTLQRAEPPTLPPPPLPLVPPPSQLPLPTICSDSGSVPLVYSNPSSDCPYKEPTMLPEHKSDVPATSLEGHEASEVQFLQSDTAVELSPSEHSEYKVQHVVGSAEDTISSMSSYIPAAPPYPMFHIVTDNSSCSISAEQVNCEQPLDQTTLSIHLRPFEVEISQGETINGVLASIIDDKEHGGIPILQLPQKLPHSGEHMKSPPPPPPPPQPPPCHATVIPSLCLSSKPPSPTEHYENPPSSPPPFSRESCVVLPPLPAPLLNHPSLPGKHINLYPPPPPPPPTLHHIAPASPCSYQPSFYADIATQPTFSEDIVIVPPPHSKGVNIIPLPPPPPRTSETLSQPLDGGQSTGPASLLEVTKENPPPPLLPPEGQMGSPLSTLCGEIVNIPIPPPSLPGGHGEVPLSTPPRGCGAIPPPPPFTKGIGGITLPIGFHSGDLSFLQSTRESKGPSCLPPPPPPPPPPPPPPLSSNGHIGDLPPPPTSVFVEASIPLPPQTGCGGDPPPPPPTGGHVGPPPPPPPLGECAWDLQPPKACVRAPPPPPPPGGYAEVLMPPPPPRGYVGAPAPPPPPGGYAGAPPPPPPPGGYAGAPPPPPPPGGYAGAPPPPPPPGGYAGAPPPPPPPGGYAGAPPPPPSYGGIGGVPPPPPPFGGLGGTPPPPPPAGFRGGAPSPPPPPGGHGGPPPPPPRGHGSGPPPPPGAPSPPMPPGMSGGPPPPPGGRGMPTPPGGRGHGLARTLGPTLQSAMRKSSLKPLHWVKVTRAMQGSLWAELQKQVEANSHAEFDVNELESLFTIAPKAKAGSKSEGRGKSLGTKSDKVQLIDLRRANNTEIMLTKIKMPLPDMMSAALALDDSVLDADQIENLIKFCPTKEEMELLKNYSGDKEALGKCEHFFLELMKVPRVESKLKIFAFKIQFQSQIRDVRKNLQTVSSACEELRSSEKLKVIMKNILLIGNTLNQGTPRGQAVGFRLDSLLKLIETRATSGRMTLMHFLCKSLAEKSPEVMDFHEDLVHLEASSKLQLKALAEEQLAVVKGLEKVEQELTASESDGPVSDVFRKTLKEFIDCSSADVCSLSAFYSEVGKSADALALYFGEDPAKFPFEQVATTLLTFVGLFRKAHDENLKQIEAEKKKAQKEAEKEATQDKTPVKSKNGNADKSPRSPSTFK